The Gammaproteobacteria bacterium genome contains a region encoding:
- a CDS encoding acyl carrier protein, whose amino-acid sequence MASTAERIRALVDDNIEVDGKALDIPADMNFSLAAAGVSSMDLVALGKLIASEFDITFTLDDCAALDNLTKVVAFVDSKAA is encoded by the coding sequence ATGGCTTCAACTGCGGAAAGAATCAGGGCGCTCGTAGACGACAACATCGAGGTGGACGGCAAGGCGCTGGATATTCCGGCCGACATGAATTTCAGCCTCGCCGCCGCGGGCGTGTCGTCCATGGACCTGGTTGCGCTGGGCAAGCTGATTGCCAGCGAATTCGACATCACCTTTACGCTGGACGACTGCGCCGCCCTCGACAACCTCACCAAGGTTGTTGCATTCGTAGACAGCAAGGCTGCGTAG
- a CDS encoding ester cyclase, translating to MRIATETTLRNKRRYAGLVADYADCDPARIRSALQEFLDPDAAVNVVHPINRVAGAQQFLEQVMEPLLHSFRHLHRRSDMLFGGEHHGAEWVVSHGHYMGEFVNDWMGIPANGQPVWLHYADFHRMEADRSVECYLYIDMLDFLRQLGRWPLPPSVGHEGFIPGPATGDGMLLSAQDPEQSRLSLKTVEDMLAELWTEEEGWRPYWHRNMCWYGPSGYGSYFGLEGFCRFQQPYEGIFEPGRFSSAFRKSGDARLDGRVKGHYTRFADGAYVACGGWPSHGGFMVRPWLGVEGKGQMFTVRLCDFWRRSGNKLVENWVLIDLVDMLLQLDFDVFREAGIELQIRS from the coding sequence ATGCGCATCGCCACCGAAACCACGCTGCGCAACAAGCGGCGTTACGCCGGGCTTGTCGCCGACTATGCGGACTGCGATCCCGCCCGCATTCGTTCCGCCCTGCAGGAGTTCCTGGATCCCGACGCGGCGGTGAACGTCGTCCACCCGATCAACCGCGTGGCCGGCGCGCAACAGTTTCTCGAGCAGGTTATGGAACCGCTGCTGCATTCCTTCCGGCACCTGCATCGGCGCAGCGACATGCTGTTCGGCGGCGAACACCATGGCGCCGAGTGGGTGGTCAGCCATGGCCACTACATGGGCGAATTCGTCAACGACTGGATGGGGATTCCAGCGAATGGCCAGCCCGTCTGGCTGCATTATGCGGATTTCCACCGGATGGAGGCGGACCGTTCGGTCGAGTGCTATCTCTATATCGACATGCTCGATTTCCTGCGGCAGTTGGGAAGATGGCCCCTTCCGCCCAGCGTCGGGCATGAGGGTTTCATTCCGGGGCCCGCTACGGGCGATGGAATGCTGCTGTCCGCGCAGGACCCGGAACAGTCACGCCTGAGCCTCAAGACGGTCGAGGACATGCTCGCCGAACTCTGGACCGAAGAAGAGGGCTGGAGACCGTACTGGCACCGCAACATGTGCTGGTACGGCCCTTCCGGCTATGGCAGCTACTTCGGTCTGGAGGGCTTCTGCCGGTTTCAGCAACCCTATGAAGGAATCTTCGAGCCCGGCCGGTTTTCCAGCGCCTTCCGCAAGTCCGGCGATGCGCGACTCGATGGGCGCGTCAAGGGGCATTACACCCGTTTCGCCGATGGCGCATACGTGGCCTGCGGCGGCTGGCCTTCGCACGGCGGATTCATGGTCCGCCCCTGGCTGGGCGTCGAAGGCAAGGGGCAGATGTTCACCGTGCGCCTGTGCGACTTCTGGCGCAGGAGCGGAAATAAGCTGGTCGAGAACTGGGTCCTTATCGACCTCGTCGACATGCTCCTGCAACTCGACTTCGACGTCTTCCGCGAGGCCGGCATCGAGCTTCAGATCAGGTCGTAG
- a CDS encoding ester cyclase — protein MNEIANAKALVLGYFDDFENAGADGIERAIVRHAAEDLRFRGVHPFNEIQGAGGIAEKVWRPLREAFPRMQRRQEIFMAAPNWIDGTLWVSSMGKFFGLFDNDWLGIPSTGKIAMLPYCEFFRIEGGRIAETALFCDIVSVMQQAGLNPLPIQTGSGILHPPPRTQDGLLFDSQDEAESKKTLELILRMCDDLVVKDGWQSPNSSLANTWHDDMIWFGPAGIGSTYTIERYQVQHQGPFRAGLDDIVFNGHVLEHAEGCYGGWFGWANLSMKQGEGFMGLPASERPTEMRVVDMYRREGNKLAENWVFIDMLHYLLPLGVDLLERCRSITRT, from the coding sequence ATGAACGAGATCGCGAACGCCAAGGCCCTGGTGCTGGGCTATTTCGACGATTTCGAGAACGCCGGCGCGGACGGTATCGAGCGCGCTATTGTTCGCCATGCCGCGGAGGACCTGCGATTTCGCGGCGTGCATCCCTTCAACGAGATTCAGGGTGCGGGCGGGATCGCCGAAAAGGTCTGGCGTCCCTTGCGGGAAGCGTTTCCCCGCATGCAGCGGCGCCAGGAGATCTTCATGGCCGCTCCCAACTGGATCGACGGGACCCTGTGGGTATCCAGCATGGGGAAGTTCTTCGGATTGTTCGACAACGACTGGCTGGGCATTCCCTCGACCGGTAAGATTGCGATGCTTCCCTACTGCGAGTTCTTTCGTATCGAAGGCGGCAGGATCGCCGAAACCGCGCTGTTCTGCGACATCGTGAGCGTGATGCAGCAAGCGGGTCTGAATCCACTGCCGATCCAGACAGGCTCCGGCATTCTTCACCCGCCGCCGCGCACCCAGGATGGCCTGCTTTTCGATTCCCAGGATGAAGCGGAATCAAAAAAGACCCTGGAGCTGATCCTGCGCATGTGCGACGACCTGGTCGTCAAGGATGGATGGCAGTCTCCCAACTCCTCGCTGGCAAACACCTGGCACGACGACATGATCTGGTTCGGACCGGCCGGCATCGGTTCGACCTACACGATCGAGCGCTACCAGGTACAGCACCAGGGACCGTTCCGTGCGGGCCTCGACGACATCGTGTTTAACGGCCACGTGCTGGAGCACGCCGAGGGCTGCTACGGCGGCTGGTTTGGCTGGGCGAACCTGAGCATGAAACAGGGCGAGGGGTTCATGGGCCTTCCTGCTTCCGAACGGCCGACCGAGATGCGGGTCGTCGATATGTACCGGCGCGAGGGCAACAAGCTCGCTGAGAACTGGGTCTTCATCGACATGCTCCACTATCTCCTGCCGCTGGGTGTGGACCTGCTGGAGCGCTGCCGCTCCATCACCCGCACCTGA
- a CDS encoding alpha/beta hydrolase codes for MEKDRQDQTYFFRSADNTRGAGAALPEQADGLKRLYKSRWALPRPHSTHNVRVDDDTVIVLRRHGNPDGARLILTHGNGLAIDLYYPFWSLLTDEFDVVVHDLRNHGWNEVSAPERHNMPTLADDHDCILEAVNSTFGEKPAVGIFHSLAALAALLSPAKGRDYAGLVLFDPPLCKAGRSYFDFDAAATQNAAQVRRRTEHFPTLREFVELLAIVPLYRLALPGVHRLLADTTLRRRTDGDGYELRCPREYEAQIVEYASVFAVTINFESFHCPIKVIGADPTLPYSYLPSMDLSHIMSVDYDFIPDATHFLQVEKPEECVASMRGFLSDISFA; via the coding sequence CTGGAGAAAGACCGGCAGGACCAGACGTATTTCTTCCGGTCTGCCGACAACACGCGCGGAGCCGGCGCGGCCTTGCCTGAGCAAGCCGACGGACTGAAGCGCCTGTACAAGTCGCGCTGGGCGCTGCCCAGGCCGCATTCCACCCACAACGTACGTGTGGACGATGACACGGTCATCGTCCTCAGGCGGCATGGCAATCCGGATGGCGCCCGGCTCATACTGACTCACGGCAACGGCCTGGCGATCGACCTCTACTATCCCTTCTGGTCGCTGCTCACCGATGAGTTCGATGTCGTCGTCCATGACCTGAGGAACCACGGCTGGAATGAGGTCAGCGCGCCGGAAAGGCACAACATGCCCACGCTGGCCGACGATCACGACTGCATTCTGGAGGCGGTCAATTCGACCTTCGGAGAGAAACCGGCGGTAGGTATCTTCCATTCCCTGGCGGCGCTGGCGGCGCTGCTGTCGCCCGCCAAGGGCCGGGACTACGCGGGCCTGGTGCTTTTCGATCCGCCGCTTTGCAAGGCCGGCCGCAGCTACTTCGACTTCGATGCCGCGGCGACGCAGAACGCCGCCCAGGTCCGCCGGCGCACCGAGCACTTCCCAACGCTGCGCGAGTTTGTCGAGTTGTTGGCGATCGTTCCTCTCTACCGGCTGGCGCTGCCCGGCGTCCACAGGCTGCTGGCCGACACGACGCTGCGCCGGCGTACCGACGGCGATGGCTACGAACTGCGCTGTCCGCGCGAGTATGAAGCGCAGATCGTCGAATATGCCTCGGTCTTTGCGGTGACCATCAATTTCGAATCATTCCATTGTCCGATCAAGGTGATCGGCGCGGACCCCACACTGCCGTACTCGTACCTGCCGAGTATGGATTTAAGCCACATCATGAGCGTGGACTACGACTTCATTCCGGACGCCACCCATTTCCTGCAGGTCGAAAAGCCCGAGGAGTGCGTGGCCTCGATGCGCGGCTTCCTCAGCGATATTTCATTCGCCTGA
- a CDS encoding sodium/solute symporter (Members of the Solute:Sodium Symporter (SSS), TC 2.A.21 as described in tcdb.org, catalyze solute:Na+ symport. Known solutes for members of the family include sugars, amino acids, nucleosides, inositols, vitamins, urea or anions, depending on the system.) — translation MTDFGALNWTIVVAYLAGTLVLGYFLSKRVRTAQHYYLGQRTTPWWVIGVSVVATYFGAITFLGGPAWSYKDGFAVIFIHINYPIVIFIVNALFLPFFYNTGVASIFDYLERRFGLASRTLMSAVFLFGNIAYSGIMLYTTALVLQLITGMDVVNAILIIAVVAVTYTMLGGISAVIWTDLIQSAILFIGAAIVAVVLIADLPAGFLGSLQGLKEIGRANPFEYSFDPSVVATVWTGVIAMSVYHVVVYGVNQMMIQRTLAAKTLGDAKKAYAFMGYAAFLVYVVFFLIGILLYSYYGGKDFDNDNRIVLDFVATIGLPGLMGVITAAIVAAAMSSLDSSLNSMATVTTLDFYEKFFTKGRSPQHYLRASRWFTLMWGVLTVVPAIIVAQRANTSVLEILSKVGVFLVGSKLAMFGLGFYSKHTTQRGVLAGVAAGFVALWYVETFMDVAWPWYAVLGGVVSIGVSLAASFVLDGRQKQYSLWTVQGQREEFARKGLPEKRDGWYVIPGKIDRSSWYLLVYFVLCVVALAVFYDLI, via the coding sequence ATGACCGACTTCGGGGCGCTGAACTGGACGATCGTCGTCGCCTACCTGGCGGGCACGCTGGTTCTCGGCTACTTCCTGAGCAAGCGCGTCCGGACCGCGCAGCACTACTACCTGGGACAGCGCACGACGCCCTGGTGGGTGATCGGCGTGTCCGTGGTCGCGACCTATTTCGGCGCGATCACGTTCCTGGGCGGACCGGCCTGGTCGTACAAGGACGGATTCGCGGTCATCTTCATCCACATCAACTACCCGATCGTCATCTTCATCGTCAACGCGCTGTTTCTGCCGTTCTTCTACAACACCGGGGTCGCATCGATCTTCGACTACCTGGAGCGACGCTTCGGCCTCGCGTCGCGTACGCTGATGTCGGCCGTGTTCCTGTTCGGGAATATCGCCTATTCCGGAATCATGCTCTACACGACGGCGCTGGTGCTGCAGCTCATCACCGGCATGGACGTCGTCAACGCCATCCTGATCATTGCCGTAGTCGCCGTCACCTACACGATGCTGGGTGGCATCTCCGCGGTGATCTGGACCGACCTGATCCAGAGCGCCATCCTGTTCATCGGCGCGGCGATCGTTGCGGTCGTTCTGATTGCCGACCTGCCGGCCGGGTTCCTGGGCTCGCTGCAGGGTCTCAAGGAAATCGGCCGGGCCAATCCGTTCGAATACAGCTTCGATCCATCCGTGGTCGCCACGGTCTGGACCGGCGTGATCGCGATGTCGGTCTATCACGTCGTGGTCTACGGCGTGAACCAGATGATGATTCAGCGCACGCTTGCGGCCAAAACGCTGGGCGACGCGAAGAAGGCCTATGCCTTCATGGGCTACGCGGCGTTTCTGGTGTATGTCGTGTTCTTCCTGATCGGGATACTGCTCTACAGCTACTACGGCGGAAAGGACTTCGACAACGACAACCGGATCGTGCTGGATTTCGTGGCCACGATCGGTCTTCCGGGGCTCATGGGCGTGATCACGGCGGCCATCGTGGCCGCGGCCATGTCGAGCCTGGATTCCAGCCTCAACTCGATGGCGACGGTCACGACGCTGGATTTCTATGAGAAGTTCTTCACGAAAGGACGCTCGCCCCAACACTATCTGCGTGCCTCGCGCTGGTTCACGCTGATGTGGGGAGTCCTGACGGTCGTGCCCGCCATCATCGTTGCGCAGAGGGCGAACACCTCGGTGCTGGAAATACTCAGCAAGGTGGGCGTTTTCCTGGTGGGGTCCAAGCTTGCGATGTTCGGCCTGGGCTTCTATTCCAAGCACACGACCCAGAGAGGCGTGCTTGCCGGCGTCGCGGCCGGTTTTGTCGCACTGTGGTACGTCGAGACGTTCATGGACGTGGCATGGCCCTGGTATGCGGTCCTCGGAGGCGTGGTGAGCATCGGCGTGTCGCTTGCGGCCAGCTTCGTGCTCGATGGGCGCCAGAAGCAATACTCGCTGTGGACGGTGCAGGGGCAGAGGGAGGAATTCGCCCGCAAGGGGCTGCCCGAGAAGCGCGACGGCTGGTACGTGATCCCCGGAAAGATCGACCGTTCGAGCTGGTACCTGCTGGTCTATTTCGTCCTTTGCGTCGTTGCGCTGGCGGTCTTCTACGACCTGATCTGA
- a CDS encoding 4'-phosphopantetheinyl transferase superfamily protein, translating to MHAAKSQVLRGMANNSALDTVRAGVLEIVEIAQHQGLGVRDLVHACSSRIQSFTQGTTLDLAGPIILSNRWWRSFRTAGNADVVHVDLSPRPEWERQTFQLLNEQEQARWSGFRAEAPQREFALCRGALRVILCQRLACANEELTFEEGEHGKPSAVVRGQPAAISFSVSHSGRHGLIALAGQGRLGVDVEPRSARRNLDVLIGETFTPAEQARLAGAGANRRRQLFFRLWTMKEALVKALGTGFQLHISAFEIPAEMCNGTRLCEFRFPHLPRVRWRLENLGTPEFAAAIAHEISGE from the coding sequence ATGCACGCCGCGAAATCGCAGGTCCTCCGCGGCATGGCGAACAATAGCGCGCTCGATACCGTCCGCGCCGGCGTTCTCGAAATCGTCGAAATAGCCCAGCACCAGGGCCTTGGCGTTCGCGATCTCGTTCATGCGTGCTCCAGTAGAATTCAGTCGTTTACGCAGGGTACGACACTAGATTTGGCGGGGCCGATTATATTGAGTAATCGCTGGTGGCGTTCCTTTCGAACGGCCGGGAACGCCGATGTCGTACACGTTGATCTCTCGCCTCGGCCCGAGTGGGAGCGGCAGACGTTCCAATTGCTGAATGAACAGGAGCAGGCACGCTGGAGCGGCTTCCGCGCTGAAGCGCCGCAGCGCGAATTTGCCCTGTGCAGAGGCGCGCTTCGGGTGATTCTTTGCCAACGGCTGGCTTGCGCCAACGAGGAATTGACGTTCGAGGAAGGGGAGCATGGGAAGCCGTCGGCGGTCGTGCGCGGGCAGCCGGCCGCCATCAGTTTCAGCGTCAGTCACAGCGGTCGACATGGGCTGATTGCACTGGCCGGGCAGGGCCGGCTGGGCGTGGACGTGGAACCGCGCAGCGCTCGCCGCAACCTGGACGTGCTCATCGGCGAGACGTTCACCCCGGCGGAACAGGCGCGGCTGGCCGGCGCCGGCGCGAACCGCAGGCGTCAGCTCTTCTTTCGCCTGTGGACGATGAAGGAGGCGCTGGTCAAGGCGCTGGGGACCGGCTTTCAGCTGCACATATCCGCATTCGAGATCCCTGCGGAGATGTGCAACGGAACGAGGCTGTGCGAGTTTCGCTTTCCGCACCTGCCCCGAGTGCGCTGGCGGCTGGAGAATCTCGGCACTCCGGAATTCGCCGCAGCCATCGCGCACGAAATTTCAGGCGAATGA